The following DNA comes from Teredinibacter haidensis.
GGCGGAGTTGTTGAAGATTCGAAAGCAGGTAAAAATGTGGCCGTAGGCCATAATACCGATGCACTCACGGCCGGTGTCGGAGAAGGTAGCGGCGGTGTGGATTCCAGTCAATACATCGGCGGTGGCGTGGGGCATACCACTTTATCTAAGCGGGAGGTGGCACTGGTAAAACAATCGCTGTTTAAAAGTGATGTTGTAATAAAAACCGATGGTGAAGCTAAAGTCGGTGGCCGAAGTGGAAAAATTCGCTCTGAAGAAGACGTCACTATTGTCTTCGACCAAAATAAAGGCACGCTTTATTCCATATACAACCGGGAGCGACGTAAACAGCCAGGATTGAAAGGTAAAATCGTATTAGAGTTAACCATATCGCCGGAGGGTAAAGTGACCCATATTCGTATTGTCTCCAGCGAACTCAATAGCTCGTCATTGGAGCGACGCCTGCTCAGCCGCATTAGAATGTTCATGTTCGGCGTGAAGGATGTTAAGCCGGTAACGGTTATTTTTCCAATAGAGTTTTTGCCATCGTAAGCTACGGCAGTGCAGGTGGAAGGAAAGTTTGGCCGAGCGATAGAGTATCTATTTTCGAGCATATATCTTCAACACAACACCGCTCTTACTGTGCCTTAGCCTATCGTAATTGTGTGAGAGGGTAGCGTAATTCTCAGCCACCATTTTAAAATGGAGAGGTTAAAAGGGGCTAAACATCTATTAAAGTTTAACCGTATTGCCAACTTTTGGAGTTACGTCGAAATTCCCATCATGTGCTTAGAATAATGTATCACTTTGTATGGATACCAAAATATGGGCATAAAGTTTTGTGGAACCATTTCGAGAAGATTTGAAAGCCATTATCGAGAAGGTTGGATATGACTACGATATAGAACTTGTGGGGCTAGAGATTCCAGTAAATTATATACATATGGTTGTAAGAGCTGAGCGTAATGATTCAGCATCAAGCATCAAGCATCAAGCATCAAGCATCAAGCATCAAGCATCAAGCATCAAGCATCAAGCATCAAGCATCAAGCATCAAG
Coding sequences within:
- a CDS encoding AgmX/PglI C-terminal domain-containing protein yields the protein MTHQKYQSVALEWLPDSRNESTFHIIAGVVFIVVFVVATLIGRIEAPEVDRKKSIKVPDRIAEFISEKEALVPAPTPAPTPVPKPLPTPKPKVAREMETEEEKEPLTVVEQEAREKAQKSGLLALGSELADLIDTSDIDELLGGVVEDSKAGKNVAVGHNTDALTAGVGEGSGGVDSSQYIGGGVGHTTLSKREVALVKQSLFKSDVVIKTDGEAKVGGRSGKIRSEEDVTIVFDQNKGTLYSIYNRERRKQPGLKGKIVLELTISPEGKVTHIRIVSSELNSSSLERRLLSRIRMFMFGVKDVKPVTVIFPIEFLPS